The sequence below is a genomic window from Candidatus Eisenbacteria bacterium.
CCGTCGAAGGACAGGCTCGGTCCCAGGTTCTGAACGACGGCGCCGAACGTCACGCCCTTCGGCCCCTTCGCCTGCGCCCCGAAGTCCACGGCGAAGCCGGTAGCGGACACGGTGGCCAGGTTCTGGCGAACCATCTTCGCGTTCGCCCCGAGTGAGAGACGGTCGCCCACGGGCCGCGAGAGGCCCGCGGTGACGGCCATGTCGTAGACCTTGAACTCTCCGGTCGGCGTTCCGAACTCGTCGACGCCTGCGATGCTCGGCATGTGGAAGTAGGAAACGCTGAGGGAGCCGACGCCGAGGCTCGTCGGACGCGCGTACCCGATCCACTCGTACTTGAGGTCCCCCAGCCAGGACGCGTGCATGCCGCCCACCTGAGGACGCTGCAAGGAAGCGAGGCCCGCGGGATTCCAGAACTGCGCGGTCACGCCCGAAGCGGAGCCCACCTGCGCGCCGCCCATTCCCGCCGATCGGCCGCCGATCTCGAACTGGAGGAAGTCACCGGCACCCGCGCCGACGGCAACGTCCGCGTACGCCGGGCGTACGAGCCCGTACAGGAGCGGTGCGCTGAGAAGCGAAGCGAGAACGGCGCGGACGACGATCCCGTACCGCGTCCGCGACC
It includes:
- a CDS encoding PorV/PorQ family protein, with protein sequence MVRPLRRSRTRYGIVVRAVLASLLSAPLLYGLVRPAYADVAVGAGAGDFLQFEIGGRSAGMGGAQVGSASGVTAQFWNPAGLASLQRPQVGGMHASWLGDLKYEWIGYARPTSLGVGSLSVSYFHMPSIAGVDEFGTPTGEFKVYDMAVTAGLSRPVGDRLSLGANAKMVRQNLATVSATGFAVDFGAQAKGPKGVTFGAVVQNLGPSLSFDGSSYPLSRQIRFGASGEVANGRVLLASDYNMPSDYYDDVRVGAELRAHPNVSLRVGYRQVMGEGDNPQSGL